One Solirubrobacter pauli DNA segment encodes these proteins:
- a CDS encoding glycerophosphodiester phosphodiesterase family protein yields MRLLTTTLALALALPATAMAQTPALATDYRAHGDDARILVAAHRGYWRGAPENSLPAFEQAISHGADMIELDVMRTSDGQLVLMHDTTVDRTTDGTGSVASKTLEQIKALRLKKGLGGAQAEVTGERIPTLKEALRLIDNRALINLDKAWAYRDQILQELIETGTVETAVFKSNAPVADVQTFRAKDPRILYSHIVEDGNAASLNGFGTNPPDSYEIVFDRLTDAQIQPAAVAAAKRQSRIFINTMWYGLAGRYTDEASLIDPARGWKPVIERHLADVIQTDNVDDLKRYLRGIDVTRPADPANAIRVQGEDYSTDGKGVGYADTEDANQGGTVYRPAEGVDVCDQQGALVVCWIRGGEWLKYDIEVTRPGAYRVSGRFSSPYRPAGKITLELPGRSQTVDIASTTSHDAFMAQELIPSVELPAGKLSYYVRVDPAAYQNFNLDYLQFDRITDEETAQQPALVGGVVAGTLALTLGTPPAFGVFQPAVDRDYTASTTARVISSAMDTTLSVKGGKLANGEHALAEPIGVRADNADYTPLTAPVALKTWDKPVITDEVPLGFRQRIGAAEPLRTGAYTTTLTFTLTTTAP; encoded by the coding sequence ATGAGGCTCCTCACGACGACCCTTGCCCTTGCGCTCGCGCTGCCCGCGACCGCGATGGCCCAGACCCCAGCGCTGGCGACGGACTACCGCGCGCACGGCGACGATGCCCGCATCCTCGTCGCCGCCCACCGCGGCTACTGGCGCGGCGCGCCCGAGAACTCCCTGCCCGCGTTCGAGCAGGCGATCAGCCACGGCGCGGACATGATCGAGCTCGACGTCATGCGCACGTCCGACGGCCAGCTCGTGCTGATGCACGACACGACCGTCGACCGCACGACCGACGGCACCGGCTCGGTCGCGTCCAAGACGCTCGAGCAGATCAAGGCGCTGCGGCTCAAGAAGGGCTTGGGCGGCGCGCAGGCCGAGGTCACCGGCGAGCGGATCCCCACGCTCAAGGAAGCGCTGCGGCTGATCGACAACCGCGCGCTGATCAACCTCGACAAGGCGTGGGCCTACCGCGACCAGATCCTGCAGGAGCTGATCGAGACCGGCACGGTCGAGACGGCGGTGTTCAAGTCCAACGCGCCGGTTGCCGACGTGCAGACCTTCCGCGCCAAGGACCCGCGGATCCTCTACTCGCACATCGTCGAGGACGGCAACGCAGCGTCGCTGAACGGCTTCGGCACCAACCCGCCGGACTCGTACGAGATCGTCTTCGACCGCCTCACGGACGCGCAGATCCAGCCCGCCGCGGTCGCCGCCGCGAAGCGGCAGAGCCGCATCTTCATCAACACCATGTGGTACGGGCTCGCCGGCCGCTACACGGACGAGGCGTCGCTGATCGATCCCGCCCGCGGCTGGAAGCCGGTCATCGAGCGTCACCTGGCCGACGTGATCCAGACCGACAACGTCGACGACCTCAAGCGCTACCTGCGCGGCATCGACGTGACCCGCCCGGCCGACCCGGCCAACGCGATCCGCGTCCAGGGCGAGGACTACTCGACCGACGGCAAGGGCGTCGGCTACGCGGACACCGAGGACGCCAACCAGGGAGGCACCGTGTACCGCCCGGCCGAGGGCGTCGACGTCTGCGACCAGCAGGGCGCGCTCGTGGTCTGCTGGATCCGCGGCGGCGAGTGGCTCAAGTACGACATCGAGGTCACCCGGCCGGGCGCGTACCGCGTGTCGGGGCGCTTCAGCAGCCCCTACCGTCCCGCCGGAAAGATCACGCTCGAGCTGCCCGGCCGCTCGCAGACGGTCGACATCGCCTCGACGACGTCGCACGACGCGTTCATGGCGCAGGAGCTGATCCCGTCGGTCGAGCTGCCCGCGGGCAAGCTCTCCTACTACGTGCGCGTCGACCCGGCCGCGTACCAGAACTTCAACCTCGACTACCTGCAGTTCGACCGCATCACCGATGAGGAGACCGCGCAGCAGCCCGCACTCGTCGGCGGCGTCGTCGCGGGCACGCTGGCGCTGACGCTGGGCACGCCGCCGGCGTTCGGCGTCTTCCAGCCGGCGGTCGACCGCGACTACACGGCCTCCACGACCGCGCGCGTGATCTCGAGCGCGATGGACACGACGCTGTCGGTCAAGGGTGGCAAGTTGGCCAACGGCGAGCACGCGCTGGCCGAGCCGATCGGCGTGCGCGCCGACAACGCCGACTACACGCCGCTGACCGCGCCCGTCGCGCTCAAGACCTGGGACAAGCCGGTGATCACCGACGAGGTGCCGCTCGGCTTCCGTCAGCGCATCGGCGCCGCCGAGCCGCTCCGAACCGGGGCGTACACGACGACGCTGACGTTCACGCTGACGACGACGGCGCCCTAG
- the msrA gene encoding peptide-methionine (S)-S-oxide reductase MsrA: MLFDFASKTKMVEREKALPGRSEPRPVPSTHFVLGTPLQGPFPDGYQTAVVGMGCYWGAERTFWQTPGVYTTAVGYAGGFTPNPTYEEVCTAKTGHTEAVLVVFDPEKISYEEILKTFWENHDPTQAMRQGNDVGTQYRSAIYTTTPEQAEIAAATKETFEARLREAGYGPIATEIAPLDTFYYESDDVHQQYLAKVPNGYCGLGGTGVSCPVGLSA; encoded by the coding sequence ATGCTTTTCGACTTCGCTTCCAAGACCAAGATGGTCGAGCGCGAGAAGGCGCTCCCCGGTCGCTCCGAGCCGCGGCCGGTTCCCAGCACGCACTTCGTCCTCGGCACCCCGCTGCAGGGCCCGTTCCCCGACGGCTACCAGACCGCCGTCGTCGGCATGGGCTGCTACTGGGGCGCCGAGCGCACGTTCTGGCAGACGCCCGGCGTGTACACGACCGCGGTGGGCTACGCGGGCGGCTTCACGCCGAACCCCACCTACGAGGAGGTCTGCACCGCCAAGACCGGCCACACCGAGGCCGTCCTGGTGGTCTTCGACCCCGAGAAGATCTCCTACGAGGAGATCCTGAAGACCTTCTGGGAGAACCACGACCCGACCCAGGCCATGCGCCAGGGCAACGACGTGGGCACCCAGTACCGCTCGGCGATCTACACCACGACGCCCGAGCAGGCCGAGATCGCCGCGGCCACCAAGGAGACGTTCGAGGCGCGCCTGCGCGAGGCGGGCTACGGCCCGATCGCGACCGAGATCGCGCCGCTGGACACCTTCTACTACGAGTCCGACGACGTCCACCAGCAGTACCTGGCCAAGGTGCCGAACGGCTACTGCGGCCTCGGGGGCACGGGCGTGTCGTGCCCCGTCGGCCTCAGCGCCTAG
- a CDS encoding aldo/keto reductase, with protein sequence MARLGLGTAALGRPGYLNLGHGAELGEDRSVAALRARTHEVLDFAYEAGIRDFDTARSYGRGEEFLGEWLRSRSPEGVTISSKWGYVYTAGWEVAADPPEVKHHDVETFKRQLEETRANLGDWLDLYQIHSATRESGVLTNDAVLSAMVESGVPLGLSVSGTSQAETIDAAAKLGIFTAVQATWNLHERAAGDALARSGLKVIVKEGLANGRLAARDAQALAVALAQPWADVVLSGAASIEVLRSNLRALETEPVDEPGLAEDSDAYWALRSSLAWN encoded by the coding sequence ATGGCTCGCCTCGGACTCGGAACCGCCGCCCTCGGGCGTCCCGGCTATCTCAACCTCGGCCACGGCGCGGAGCTCGGCGAGGACCGGAGCGTGGCCGCCCTGCGCGCCCGCACGCACGAGGTGCTCGACTTCGCCTACGAGGCCGGGATCCGGGACTTCGACACCGCTCGGTCGTACGGTCGCGGCGAGGAGTTCCTGGGGGAGTGGCTGCGGTCGCGCAGCCCCGAGGGGGTGACGATCTCCTCCAAGTGGGGCTACGTCTACACCGCCGGCTGGGAGGTGGCTGCAGACCCGCCGGAGGTCAAGCACCACGACGTCGAGACGTTCAAGCGCCAGCTCGAGGAGACACGCGCGAACCTCGGCGACTGGCTGGACCTCTACCAGATCCACTCGGCCACGCGGGAGAGCGGCGTGCTGACCAACGACGCCGTGCTGTCGGCCATGGTCGAGTCGGGCGTCCCGCTCGGGCTCTCCGTCTCCGGCACGAGCCAGGCGGAGACGATCGACGCCGCCGCGAAGCTCGGGATCTTCACCGCCGTCCAGGCCACCTGGAACCTGCACGAGCGCGCCGCGGGTGACGCGCTGGCCCGCTCCGGGCTGAAGGTGATCGTCAAGGAAGGCCTCGCGAACGGGCGCCTGGCGGCGCGCGACGCGCAGGCGCTGGCCGTCGCGCTCGCCCAGCCGTGGGCGGACGTGGTCCTGTCGGGCGCGGCGTCGATCGAGGTGCTGCGGTCGAACCTGCGAGCCCTGGAGACCGAGCCGGTCGACGAGCCCGGCCTGGCCGAGGACAGCGACGCCTACTGGGCGCTGCGCTCCTCGCTCGCCTGGAACTGA
- a CDS encoding cytochrome c oxidase assembly protein yields the protein MGIELAPLQLLPMLVFGFLYWQRNRVVNTPGWRQWCFYGGLVLMALTLSSPLASLSEELFWAHMLEHLLIADLGALLIVLGLTGPVLAPLLRAIPWLRIFGHPVVALVAWTANFYVWHLPVLYQGAVANDTVHALQHMLFVSFGIAMWMALLGPLPKPAWFGNGWKIGYIVAIRLIQSVLANALFWSSGVLYPQYARGQAEWGITAANDQSAAGAIMMIEGSIVTILLFGWLFLKAARESEERQELAELAAREGVEMTPERIARAVSAGRGDALRERIQFQASEERSAQ from the coding sequence ATGGGGATCGAGCTCGCACCACTGCAACTGCTGCCGATGCTGGTCTTCGGCTTCCTCTACTGGCAGCGCAACCGGGTGGTCAACACGCCCGGGTGGCGCCAGTGGTGCTTCTACGGCGGCCTGGTGCTGATGGCGCTCACGCTCTCCTCGCCGCTCGCGAGCCTGTCGGAGGAGCTGTTCTGGGCGCACATGCTCGAGCACCTGCTGATCGCCGACCTCGGCGCGCTGCTGATCGTGCTCGGCCTGACCGGCCCGGTGCTCGCCCCGCTGCTGCGCGCGATCCCGTGGCTGCGGATATTCGGCCACCCGGTGGTCGCCCTCGTCGCGTGGACGGCGAACTTCTACGTCTGGCACCTCCCCGTGCTGTACCAGGGCGCGGTGGCCAACGACACCGTCCACGCGCTCCAGCACATGCTGTTCGTGAGCTTCGGCATCGCCATGTGGATGGCGCTGCTCGGGCCGCTCCCGAAGCCCGCGTGGTTCGGCAACGGCTGGAAGATCGGCTACATCGTCGCCATCCGCCTGATCCAGAGCGTGCTCGCCAACGCGCTGTTCTGGTCCAGCGGCGTGCTGTACCCGCAGTACGCGCGCGGCCAGGCCGAGTGGGGCATCACCGCCGCCAACGACCAGTCGGCGGCGGGCGCGATCATGATGATCGAGGGGTCGATCGTGACGATCCTGCTGTTCGGCTGGCTGTTCCTGAAGGCCGCGCGCGAGAGCGAGGAACGCCAGGAGCTCGCCGAGCTCGCGGCGCGCGAGGGCGTCGAGATGACGCCGGAGCGGATCGCCCGCGCCGTGTCGGCCGGCCGCGGCGACGCCTTGCGCGAGCGGATTCAGTTCCAGGCGAGCGAGGAGCGCAGCGCCCAGTAG
- a CDS encoding 5-methyltetrahydropteroyltriglutamate--homocysteine S-methyltransferase, translated as MSSRETPPYRADHVGSLLRPPELLQAREDFSNGKIDADELRGVEDAAIRDAVKLQEDVGLRSATDGEFRRATWHMDFIYSLGGVQKTPGQLKVKFHNADGDIEWTPAAMHVDSKITLEKPIFADHFEFLQSAVTSATPKLTIPSPSMVHYRGGRAAIEESVYPDMDQFWSDLTAAYADEVRALHDLGCRYLQFDDTSLAYLNDPNQRAEMAAKGDDAEHLHEAYIRHINEALAGRPEDMAITTHMCRGNFRSSWVAEGGYDFVAEALFNELDVDGFFMEWDDARSGGFEPLRFLPKGKVVVLGLVTTKSGELETKDLLKRRIEEATRYVDLDQLCISPQCGFSSTVEGNALTVEQEVDKLRLVVETADEVWG; from the coding sequence ATGTCCAGCCGTGAGACGCCGCCCTACCGCGCCGACCACGTCGGCAGCCTGCTCCGCCCGCCTGAGCTGCTTCAGGCGCGCGAGGACTTCAGCAACGGCAAGATCGACGCCGACGAGCTGCGCGGGGTGGAGGACGCCGCCATCCGCGACGCGGTGAAGCTCCAGGAGGACGTGGGGTTGAGGTCCGCCACGGACGGCGAGTTCCGCCGCGCGACGTGGCACATGGACTTCATCTACTCGCTCGGCGGCGTGCAGAAGACGCCGGGCCAGCTGAAGGTCAAGTTCCACAACGCGGACGGCGACATCGAGTGGACGCCCGCCGCGATGCACGTGGACTCGAAGATCACGCTCGAGAAGCCGATCTTCGCCGACCACTTCGAGTTCCTGCAGTCGGCGGTGACCAGCGCGACGCCGAAGCTCACGATCCCGTCGCCGAGCATGGTCCACTACCGCGGCGGCCGCGCGGCGATCGAGGAGTCCGTCTACCCGGACATGGACCAGTTCTGGTCCGACCTCACCGCCGCCTACGCGGACGAGGTGCGCGCGCTCCACGACCTCGGCTGCCGCTACCTGCAGTTCGACGACACGAGCCTCGCCTACCTCAACGACCCCAACCAGCGCGCCGAGATGGCGGCCAAGGGCGACGACGCCGAGCACCTGCACGAGGCCTATATCCGGCACATCAACGAGGCGCTGGCCGGCCGCCCGGAGGACATGGCGATCACGACGCACATGTGCCGCGGGAACTTCCGCTCGAGCTGGGTGGCCGAGGGCGGCTACGACTTCGTCGCCGAGGCCCTGTTCAACGAGCTCGACGTCGACGGCTTCTTCATGGAGTGGGACGACGCGCGCTCGGGCGGCTTCGAGCCGCTGCGCTTCCTGCCCAAGGGCAAGGTGGTCGTGCTCGGCCTGGTGACCACCAAGTCCGGCGAGCTGGAGACCAAGGACCTGCTCAAACGCCGGATCGAGGAGGCGACGCGGTACGTCGACCTCGACCAGCTGTGCATCTCGCCGCAGTGCGGCTTCTCCTCGACGGTCGAGGGCAACGCGCTCACCGTCGAGCAGGAGGTCGACAAGCTCCGGCTCGTCGTCGAGACGGCCGACGAGGTCTGGGGATAA
- a CDS encoding sensor histidine kinase, whose amino-acid sequence MFRRRPPLLLGVAAAALGVALTTLVLFALRDVAPVVSLGVVYLIAVLVIASVWGAWLGLATAVASALAFNFFHIPPTGRFTITGGENWVALIVFFGAAVLASSLTELARRRTVEAEERRQEADLSAEMARLLLRGGRLEEALPAVAERLARALSAPSASIVARAEPGGTFPLREGPRQIGTLTVDAPEPVLRRIQVRIVPALEALLAAALERDALMADAVETAALRRSDVIKTALLRSVSHDLRSPLTAILTSAEALKLAPEERVELAEAITEEATRLSRLIDNLLDLSRLEAGAAEARPEWSSIEEVLGAAIEDVPGGDFKLTLDDDLPPVKADAAQLERAFANLLENAQRHSGGHPVSVRARDVGGRILVRVVDRGPGVPKAHQERIFEPFYRSGSRGSGLGLAIVRGFVEANGGRVWVESLPDQATSFVVELPVTHP is encoded by the coding sequence GTGTTCCGGCGTCGCCCGCCGCTCCTGCTCGGGGTCGCGGCGGCGGCGCTCGGCGTGGCTCTGACCACGCTGGTGCTGTTCGCGCTGCGCGACGTGGCGCCCGTCGTCTCGCTCGGCGTCGTGTACCTCATCGCGGTGCTGGTGATCGCGTCGGTGTGGGGCGCGTGGCTCGGCCTCGCCACGGCGGTCGCGAGCGCGCTCGCGTTCAACTTCTTCCACATCCCGCCGACCGGGCGCTTCACGATCACCGGCGGCGAGAACTGGGTCGCGTTGATCGTGTTCTTCGGCGCGGCCGTGCTCGCGTCATCGCTGACCGAGCTGGCGCGGCGGCGGACGGTCGAGGCCGAGGAGCGCCGCCAGGAGGCCGACCTGAGCGCCGAGATGGCGCGGCTGCTGCTGCGCGGCGGGCGGCTGGAGGAGGCGCTGCCGGCCGTGGCCGAGCGGCTCGCGCGGGCGCTGAGCGCCCCGAGCGCGTCGATCGTCGCCCGCGCCGAGCCCGGCGGGACGTTCCCGCTCCGTGAGGGCCCGCGCCAGATCGGCACGCTCACCGTCGACGCTCCCGAGCCGGTGCTGCGGCGCATCCAGGTGCGGATCGTCCCCGCGCTGGAAGCGCTGCTGGCCGCCGCGCTCGAGCGCGACGCGCTGATGGCGGATGCGGTGGAGACGGCGGCGCTGCGCCGGTCGGACGTGATCAAGACCGCGCTGCTGCGCTCGGTCAGCCACGACCTGCGCTCACCGCTGACGGCGATCCTGACGAGCGCCGAGGCGCTCAAGCTCGCGCCGGAGGAGCGGGTCGAGCTGGCCGAGGCGATCACCGAGGAGGCCACGCGCCTCAGCCGGCTGATCGACAACCTGCTCGACCTGTCGCGGCTGGAGGCGGGCGCCGCCGAGGCCCGCCCCGAGTGGTCGTCGATCGAGGAGGTGCTCGGCGCCGCGATCGAGGACGTCCCCGGCGGCGACTTCAAGCTCACCCTCGACGACGACCTCCCGCCCGTCAAGGCGGACGCCGCCCAGCTCGAGCGGGCGTTCGCGAACCTGCTGGAGAACGCCCAGCGCCACTCCGGCGGCCACCCGGTCTCCGTCCGCGCCCGGGACGTGGGCGGCCGCATCCTGGTCCGGGTCGTCGACCGCGGACCAGGCGTGCCGAAAGCGCATCAGGAGCGGATCTTCGAGCCCTTCTACCGCTCGGGCTCGCGCGGCTCCGGCCTCGGCCTGGCGATCGTGCGCGGCTTCGTCGAGGCCAACGGGGGCCGCGTCTGGGTCGAGTCGCTGCCCGACCAGGCGACGTCGTTCGTGGTCGAGCTGCCGGTCACGCACCCATGA